In Anopheles gambiae chromosome 2, idAnoGambNW_F1_1, whole genome shotgun sequence, a single window of DNA contains:
- the LOC4576424 gene encoding uncharacterized protein LOC4576424: protein MKPFRATGRLVLGLELALLLLLVCGVTHAHTEPELPAAAASAQVSPGDATGLAADAGQHLPPAIDAKTDDSAGKSVVVNWKLACKQLCSAGLGGPSCGSTWLRTTTSDSPTLPVDKDTLDGVCPSLCANGLGVSKCNCTSFRPKDQFDQNLICQAFCTVASVQLAGCSRCDGTDPSLGNFGALEIVETTTPNWDELCSMFCKMGDGGTLCNCDLPPFF, encoded by the exons ATGAAA CCTTTCCGTGCAACCGGTCGCCTTGTGCTGGGATTGGAGCTGGCACTactcctgctgctggtgtgcggTGTAACGCATGCCCACACCGAACCGGAGCTCCCGGCGGCCGCGGCGAGTGCGCAGGTTTCACCCGGCGATGCCACGGGACTCGCAGCGGATGCAGGGCAGCATCTTCCTCCGGCGATAGACGCTAAAACGGACGACAGCGCTGGAAAAAGCGTAGTTGTGAACTGGAAGCTGGCCTGCAAACAGCTCTGCAG TGCAGGGCTTGGCGGTCCCAGCTGCGGGTCAACATGGCTCCGCACTACCACTTCCGACTCCCCCACACTCCCGGTGGATAAGGACACGCTGGATGGGGTGTGTCCATCGCTGTGTGCCAACGGGCTAG GTGTTTCCAAATGTAACTGCACCAGTTTCCGGCCGAAGGACCAGTTCGACCAGAACCTTATCTGCCAGGCGTTCTGTACCGTCGCCAGTGTGCAGCTGGCCGGCTGCAGCCGTTGCGACGGAACCGACCCCAGCCTGGGCAACTTCGGTGCATTAGAAATCGTCGAAACGACGACACCAAACTGGGACGAGCTGTGTTCGATGTTCTGCAAGATGGGCGACGGCGGAACACTGTGCAACTGTGATTTGCCGCCGTTCTTCTAA